A part of Rhinoderma darwinii isolate aRhiDar2 chromosome 1, aRhiDar2.hap1, whole genome shotgun sequence genomic DNA contains:
- the LOC142747330 gene encoding uncharacterized protein LOC142747330 yields MEQVNIPAGNVSSNTAAVFTEEDIERILSGAEGDVSFLSVPSITDIKRNLEFESRRLINVELHLLTLGQYYRNNMIPRGMRILLKPTMHMQHEEFRNKNEQLASKYALETILLNMDFLQRDLRSLRVKVQDLENTLKTLVQTDDFNVHMEKLRMTLNKVRMDIEETKKKKWFRDQTDYSMGRVYTWDNSLNYADGAFRRDNKRSNEPAFNKSDSRNQFHTKKYPPSNNEDFLDSSPLDKSKRRKPDEQVVGEAEEGRTRFQKSTHQKGQKPVQDSTKRTLPKPQ; encoded by the exons ATGGAGCAGGTCAATATACCTGCTGGGAATGTTTCATCCAATACTGCTGCTGTTTTTACTGAAGAGGACATTGAAAGAATCCTGAGTGGAGCGGAGGGTGATGTGTCATTTTTAAGTGTTCCTTCTATTACTGACATCAAGAGAAATCTGGAATTTGAGTCACGACGTCTGATTAATGTTGAATTACATCTACTCACATTGGGACAATACTATAGAAACAACATGATCCCACGGGGGATGAGAATTTTACTTAAACCAACGATGCATATGCAACACGAAGAGTTCAGGAATAAAAATGAGCAACTCGCAAGCAAATATGCCTTGGAAACCATATTACTTAATATGGATTTTTTGCAGAGAGATCTGAGATCTTTAAGGGTGAAAGTACAAGATTTGGAGAACACACTCAAAACGTTGGTGCAAACTGATGATTTTAATGTACACATGGAGAAATTACGTATGACGCTCAATAAAGTGAGGATGGATATAGAAGAAACCAAAAAGAAGAAATGGTTCCGtgatcaaacagattattctATGGGACGTGTTTACACTTGGGACAATTCTCTCAATTATGCTGATGGAGCCTTTAGACGTGACAACAAAAGAAGCAATGAACCGGCTTTCAATAAAAGCGATTCCCGTAATCAATTCCATACTAAGAAATATCCTCCAAGTAATAATGaagattttttagattccagcccactggacaaatcaaaaagaagaaaaccagacgagcaggtcgtaggagaagcagaggaaggaagaacccgtttTCAAAAATCTACTCATCAGAAAGGGCAGAAACCGGTGCAGGACAGCACCAAGAGGACTCTGCCCAAAccacagtg a